A segment of the Canis lupus dingo isolate Sandy chromosome 15, ASM325472v2, whole genome shotgun sequence genome:
acattatttttgaatattgtttTAGGAACTGCAACCATGaatgaagaaaacatagatgGAACAAATGGATGCAGTAAAGTCAGAACCGGTATTCAGAATGAAGCAGCATTACTTGCTTTGATGGAAAAGACTGGTTACAACATGGTTCAAGAGAATGGGCAAAGAAAATTTGGTGGTCCTCCTCCAGGTGTGGATTTATTTATGTTCAAAAAAGTTGAATCTTTAATGTACATTAGGTATACATATCCATAAGTATGCCGAACAATAGTTCTTTCCTCATAACTGCTTTAAGATCTTAGCAATCGTTTTTACTGTTGTGAGACCTTAGCAATCGTTTTTACTGTTGTGAGAGAAAAGAGGTAGATTGTGTATATTATGCAtgtttgattcttttatttttttttcatctctgctcTTGATTTAAGAAATAGTTGAGAAGGAAGTTGGGTTTGcaggttttttcccccaaatttttactaaattctagttggttaacatatagtgtaatattggtttcaggattAGAATTCagcgattcatcacttacatataatacccagtgctcaatGCAGCAagggccctccttaatacctaccACCAGGTAATGACCCCTGTACTCCCTggctctagcaaccctcagtttgttctctgtagttaagagtttcttatggtttgcttccctctcttttttcccccttcctctatattcctctgttttgtttcttaaattccacatatgaatgaaatcatatggtatttgtatttttctgactgatttatttcacttagcatcatagtATACCCtcgctccatccatgttattgcaaatggcaaaatttcattctttttgatgactgagtaatatcccgtattgtgtgtgtgtgtgtgtgtgtgtactacatctttatccattcatcaattgatggacatttaggctctttccataatttggctcttgttgataaatgctactgtaaacattggggtgtatgcgccccttcaaatcagtattttttttttttatcctgtgtatccagtagtgcaactgctgggttatagggtagttctatttttaactttttaaggaacttcctgttttctagagtggctgcaccagtttacattcccatgaaCAGTATCAGAGGGTTCCATTTTCTTGGCATCTTTGccatcatttgttttttcttgtgttgttaatttcagccattctgacaggtgtgtattgtagttttgatttgtatttccctggtgataagtgatggggagcattttttcacatgtcttttggccatctggatgtcttctttggaaaaatgtctattcatatcttttgcccatttcttaactggattatttgtttttttgggtgccaaatttgataagttctttatagattttggatactaatccgtTATTAGatgttatttaaatatcttctcccattctgtaggcagCCTTTTACtttcattgattgtttccttcactgtgcagaagctttttattttgatgaaatcccaatagttcatttttgcttttgttttccttgcctccagagatgtgtctagtaagaagttgctatagtGGGGTGCTTCAgggactcagttggttaggcatctaacttttgatttagctcaggtcgtgatctcaaggtcatgagattgagcctcatgtcgggctctctgttcagtgtggagtctgattgaagttctttttccttttccctctgtccctccccccactcaggcttgcatgcatatgtgtgctctttccctaaataaataaatcttaaaaaaaaaaaaagttcctatggTTGAGATCAAAGAGTTTGCTGCCTGTATtcacttctaggattttgatgtttttctgtctcccacttaggtctttcatacattttgaatttatttttatgtgtggtaTAAGGAAGtagtccaattttattcttcGGAATGTTGTCGtctaacattttgttttcccaatatcatttgctgaagagactttttttccattggatattctttcctgctttgtcaaaaattagttgaacatacagttgtgggtccatttttgggttttctgttccattggGCTATGtatctttttgtgccagtaccatactgtcttgatgactccagctttgtaatatagcttgaagtccagaatcatgatacttccagctttttttcctttttcaagattgccttggctaattggggtcttttgtggttacatacaaattttcagattttttttgttctagctatgtgaaaaatgctactagtattttgataaggattgcattaaatgtatagattgcttcgggtagtatagacattttaacaatatttgtttttccaatccgtgagcatggaatgtttttccatttctctgtgtcctcttcattttctttcatgagcattctgtagttttcagagtatagatcttttacctctttggttaggtttattcttaggtatctaaGAATATCTGTGATTTTTGGTGCAGTTTAAAtggaatcaattccttgatttctctttctgctgcttcattatttttgtatagaaatgcagcagatttctgtacattgattttatatcttgcaactgaatttgtgtatcagttccagcaatttttggtggagtctttcaggtgtTCTAGTTGGGTTTATAAAGAAGTCAGGATTGAGTTACGGGGGAAAGAATCCTTTAACTATTAAAGGAGAGGTTGTTTTGGGGAAGATTTTGAAAGAGCAGTGAGTAGAGGAGTGGTGTTTATACTAGAGGCAAACCAGATGGAAACAGCTATCTAAATATGTTTTGCTGTTCTAGTAGCTAGTATAACTTATTTGCTCATAACTCTCCAATTATCTTTCTGTTAGACTTAAAATCTGGCCTGTAGCCACATGGATGGCTGCAATGCCCACCACTTTAATACTACCTCAAGTACTCATTAGCCATACAGGCCTATGCACTTGATGTTGTTTTAACATATAAAACACTTGCTTTTTCTTAATGATATGTTCTGAAGGCTTATTCCCTCATTTTATTCAGGTCTCTGTTTAAACTTCATGTTCTCAGAGAAGGTTTACCTGACTACCAAAAATATCAACTcttgtgtggcttttttttttttttttcccccatagcaCTTACCAATCATAGCCTCTTTTCTCTATTGAATTTAAGCCAATGAGGGAAAggtcttctgttttgttcatttgtatccTCAACATCTGGAGTGGTGCACAGCACATAGAAAGCACAGTaaatttgtggaatgaatgatcATTGAATAGTGCATATaaatatgttaactagaatttgtttatttttgactttCAGGTTGGGAAGGTCCCCCTCCACCTAGAGGCTGTGAAGTTTTTGTAGGGAAAATACCTCGTGATATGTATGAAGATGAGTTAGTTCCTGTATTTGAAAGAGCTGGAAAGATATATGAATTTCGACTTATGATGGAATTTAGTGGTGAAAATCGAGGGTATGCTTTTGTGATGTACACTACAAAAGAAGAGGCTCAGTTAGCCATCAGAATTCTTAATAATTATGAGATTCGACCAGGGAAGTTTATTGGTGTGTGTGTAAGCTTGGATAATTGCAGATTATTTATTGGAGCTATTcctaaggaaaagaagaaagaagaaattttggaTGAAATGAAGAAAGTTACAGAAGGAGTTGTAGATGTCATTGTTTATCCAAGTGCAACTGATAAAACCAAAAATCGTGGTTTTGCATTTGTTGAATATGAATCTCACAGAGCTGCTGCTATGGCTAGGAGAAAACTAATTCCAGGTAAGCTTGTCcttctgaagtttattttttcatattagcCGTAGTATAAACATGGAAGAATGACACCTCATAgatcaatattttgaaaatatgtagtaTCTTTAAAGAGGTAGGTTTTTTGAGTAAGAAGTGAAATAAGGGTTTTAAGAAGGCCAGAAGTTGTTCCTATGAGTCATTATCTGTAGTTATATACTAATTTACTGGATGTATACACTTTTTTGTGGTATTAATTGTTGTTTGATAAAAATCCAAAGGACAGTACCTAATTCTTCTGGTAAAAGTGTTTTTGAAGTGTCTTTGTACTGTTGACTCTTGAAATGAATTGTATTGTAAATTCTAGCTGGGGTTTGTTTGCCTTAGTAAAAACTTTCATGAAGGTTTTCTTGTGAGAAACTAATGTTTAATCAAGTATACTGATAGGTATTtgtgttcctgcttctctggagaaagTTTTCTTTAATAGTTTTTGACCtttagttgttggttttttttttttttttcccctttagttgTTTTAATTGTCTTcaggttaatttctttttttataggtACCTTCCAACTATGGGGCCATACCATTCAGGTAGATTGGGCTGACCCAGAGAAAGAGGTTGATGAGGAAACCATGCAGAGAGTTAAAGTTCTCTATGTAAGAAATTTAATGATCTCAACTACAGAGGAGACTATTAAAGCAGAATTCAACAAATTCAAACCTGGTGCAGTTGAACGAGTAAAGAAACTTAGAGATTATGCTTTTGTTCACTTTTTCAACCGAGAAGATGCAGTGGCTGCTATGTCTGTTATGAATGGAAAATGCATTGATGGAGCAAGTATTGAGGTAACACTGGCAAAAccagtaaataaagaaaacacttGGAGACAGCATCTTAATGGTCAGATTAGCCCTAATTCTGAAAACCTGATTGTGTTTGCTAACAAAGAAGAGAGCCACCCAAAAACTCTAGGCAAACCACCAACTCTTCCAGCTCGTCTCAATGGTCAGCATAGCCCAAGCCCCCCTGAAATCGAAAGATGCACTTATCCATTTTTTCCTGGAACAAAGCTTACTCCAATTAGCATGTATTCTTTAAAATCCAATCATTTCAATTCTGCAGTAATGCATTTGGATTATTACTGCAACAAAAATAATTGGGCACCAccagaatattatttatattcaacaACAAGTCAAGATGGGAAAGTACTCTTGGTATATAAAATTGTTATTCCTGCTATTGCAAATGGATCCCAGAGTTACTTTATGCCAGACAAACTCTGTACTACATTAGAAGATGCAAAGGAACTGGCAGCCCAGTTTACATTACTTCATTTGGGTAAGTttagaaatactttaaataatatcATAGAATATGAAATGAGGAAGaagtattattataaattattttgaattatttagaaTTTGTAATGTTTAAcctgaattttacctcaattttatGAATTCATGGTAAATTTTGTTGAGACTTTTCTCTTGCATAATCTTCCTGTATTTAGCTTTTTAAACATTGCTTACTTGGGGGaaaatttggttttgatttattttatagagttcataatcttatttcattaatttgttgtttttataatgaCTAATTCTCATTTGATCATTTCCATATGATGTTATTTTAAGCCAGTTTCTAAGAGTGTCCCCACATCTTTGGTGAAGTCTACACAGTAGTCATTTTGAGGGGCATCAGTAGGGAGTTGGTAAAATCTGAGGCATTTCAGGTGGGTCCTGTGTAGACACAGCCTTATGCTCACCAATCTGGAAATTCATCATTATTACTCATCTAAAGACAAAAAGCATCACTAAGAGATGTTTATGACCATTTCCCTCTTTAATTTCATGCTTTGAAGAAAGGTTTCTCTAAAGCCTTTGAGGGATAGTTAAAAAGGctttgggtcatatggtaacaaAATATTTGGCATTGTGAAGGAAGAGATGCAGTATCACTCTGGtattctgttttttattgttatgttAGTTCCCTGCCcctactttttctcatttttttttgtttaacttaGCTATAGATTTCAGTTGGTGATTATTTTGTGCCCCAAATGACATTAGAAGGATAGTGGTTTCCTTAAAAATAACgataagaaggaagaaggaagagtcCCCTACGATTGATTATAATTGTTTCTTGATTATAATTGTCAAACTCTTAgtttaaaattgatttattttatggttGCAGAACCATACAGCTGAAGCTTATTTAAAATGGGTAGTCACAGATTTATTAAAGGTAAGGCAGTCTAAAAGGAAAACCACTGTCAAGGGGAGAGAATTTTATACATTGTACGGATGTATTTTATACAGTGCTTATCTATCATAGCCACTCCCAGGGTATGCATATTTTTAGGAGACTTGGATATTCAGAATTTTAGGGCAGAAGGGTAGGtttctttcaaagaaactttTTGGTAGTGTCCTCAGTAATAACTCAGTTGGAGATAGTTGAGAATTTTACAGTCTTGAAATTTAAGTTAATAAATTCTTAGGTATAATTTTCGTTAATGCACAAAATAGAAgccttccattttttattttaataaagacaaTTTAGGTTAAAGATAAAATGACTTGAACAGCAAGTAATTCAAATTAGGGTCCTTAGAGAAAAAtggatcaaattattttttggagTGGAGTATAGGTAATTAGTTGCTGAGCAAGGTTTTCTGATACTTGTATCTGATCTAACATGGTAATACTGAAACATATTTCTATCCCCACTCATTTCCCTTACAAATTTAACTTCGCTTAAATTTCCAATATTCTTAAAGTATAGCCTTAGTTTATgtcagattttctgtttagaCATGATTTGCCCATTTGGTTGTCCTATAAAGAAGATCAGATGTTATATGGAACCAGAAGTTTTTCATCAGCTTTTAATTCCATTATTAAGATGGTTTTTATTTGAGTCCTAGGACCATAGttaacttcttcttctttttttttttttttttttaaagatttaatttatttattcatgagagacagggagggtggtggcgggggcgggcacagacacagacagagggagaagcaggctccattccatggcaggagcccgacgtgggacttgatcccaagtctccaggaccacaccctgggccaaaggcagcactaaaccactgagccacctgggctgctcccatAGTTAACTTCTAATGACCTTATAGTTTCCAAAGAAAATCCCTGTTCAAGTATAGTATTCACaacttaattttgttatttaggGATGAAATTAGcttcaataaatgaaatacttagagGGCACAGTTTAGTCATCTATTTcagattttatcaattttatgtaaaagctacttttaaaaaatggtcaattTGTGTTTCATGCATTTTCTCAGTTTCTAATTACCTAAGAGAAAAGACCTAAGATACAAGCCAAAAATGTTAAACACTAGGGCTTGTTTGGATGCTGTATACAAGGCCTAAGGCCTTGTCTTCAGGGTGTAACATAAAAATCCTTATTGGAGTTGACTAGAAATGTGAGAGAAGGTTGAGTAGAGGCAGCTGAGGAGAAGGAGGGATAGAATTTAGGGAAGTATAGGAATCATAAATTAGGAGTCAAGGAATCTTTGGTCAGAAAACAAATGCCTCACCTTTGGAGGTTACTAAAATAGGGCGGGGAGCTATAGATAGCCAAGAGGTTACATGTTGCTATATGGGAGATTAAGATACATATAGCTTGAATATTGTTGTGGCAGTATTCTGActtgctttttacttttgttaatatTGGAGTCTCTGGGCTTTAAAGAGTTGATGTCTTTTTAGGTGCAAATTCTTTTATCTAAAAGTTGCAAAGTTTTATTGGGTGGTTAAGGGCTGAGATCAGTTGGTAGTGGTGGTGTGTTCTTCATATTCTGCTAAATATTTACGTGTTTCAAGCATTGGGTTTTCCTGAGATCTTGAGAGATGGTTATTGGTTCCTGGAATCTCTCAAATAgagttcattaaatattaaatcatctTTTGGCtctgttttcttaaagaattCTATCTCTCTAGGCAGTGAATTTAACTACCATTTTAAGATGTCTTCTTTGgtgtagtaatttttttttttttttttttttttttttagtttgttttgatACCCTTCTGTTAACCCTTTCAGTTTGATGCTGTTTTGAGCATTATTATCCAGCCTTGATGATGTTTGATTATTATATGTGAAtggtcatttatctttttatttcagaatCTTTTAAGAATGTACTTTTAATATCCACATTGTTTTGGTGTTACCATGCCCATTTTCAGGTTTgaaaagtaaaagaggaaaaatgagacTTTAAATGATTATCATTGGTGTTATGAggaaaatagttttcttaaagGCATAATAGTTACCTAAACGAGTATTAGAGATCAGATAGTTTACTTCTTAGCAGAACCCCAAAAGTTCTTGGTGAGTAGtactttaaaatcaatttttaaaaaattttgggttttttggtcC
Coding sequences within it:
- the RBM46 gene encoding probable RNA-binding protein 46 isoform X3, whose translation is MNEENIDGTNGCSKVRTGIQNEAALLALMEKTGYNMVQENGQRKFGGPPPGWEGPPPPRGCEVFVGKIPRDMYEDELVPVFERAGKIYEFRLMMEFSGENRGYAFVMYTTKEEAQLAIRILNNYEIRPGKFIGVCVSLDNCRLFIGAIPKEKKKEEILDEMKKVTEGVVDVIVYPSATDKTKNRGFAFVEYESHRAAAMARRKLIPGTFQLWGHTIQVDWADPEKEVDEETMQRVKVLYVRNLMISTTEETIKAEFNKFKPGAVERVKKLRDYAFVHFFNREDAVAAMSVMNGKCIDGASIEVTLAKPVNKENTWRQHLNGQISPNSENLIVFANKEESHPKTLGKPPTLPARLNGQHSPSPPEIERCTYPFFPGTKLTPISMYSLKSNHFNSAVMHLDYYCNKNNWAPPEYYLYSTTSQDGKVLLVYKIVIPAIANGSQSYFMPDKLCTTLEDAKELAAQFTLLHLVFSLALLHWLEPLVQH
- the RBM46 gene encoding probable RNA-binding protein 46 isoform X1; amino-acid sequence: MNEENIDGTNGCSKVRTGIQNEAALLALMEKTGYNMVQENGQRKFGGPPPGWEGPPPPRGCEVFVGKIPRDMYEDELVPVFERAGKIYEFRLMMEFSGENRGYAFVMYTTKEEAQLAIRILNNYEIRPGKFIGVCVSLDNCRLFIGAIPKEKKKEEILDEMKKVTEGVVDVIVYPSATDKTKNRGFAFVEYESHRAAAMARRKLIPGTFQLWGHTIQVDWADPEKEVDEETMQRVKVLYVRNLMISTTEETIKAEFNKFKPGAVERVKKLRDYAFVHFFNREDAVAAMSVMNGKCIDGASIEVTLAKPVNKENTWRQHLNGQISPNSENLIVFANKEESHPKTLGKPPTLPARLNGQHSPSPPEIERCTYPFFPGTKLTPISMYSLKSNHFNSAVMHLDYYCNKNNWAPPEYYLYSTTSQDGKVLLVYKIVIPAIANGSQSYFMPDKLCTTLEDAKELAAQFTLLHLDYTFRRSSINSLSPVSATLSSGTPSVLPYTSRPYSYPSYPLSPTISLTNGSHVGQRLYISNQASFF
- the RBM46 gene encoding probable RNA-binding protein 46 isoform X2; its protein translation is MNEENIDGTNGCSKVRTGIQNEAALLALMEKTGYNMVQENGQRKFGGPPPGWEGPPPPRGCEVFVGKIPRDMYEDELVPVFERAGKIYEFRLMMEFSGENRGYAFVMYTTKEEAQLAIRILNNYEIRPGKFIGVCVSLDNCRLFIGAIPKEKKKEEILDEMKKVTEGVVDVIVYPSATDKTKNRGFAFVEYESHRAAAMARRKLIPGTFQLWGHTIQVDWADPEKEVDEETMQRVKVLYVRNLMISTTEETIKAEFNKFKPGAVERVKKLRDYAFVHFFNREDAVAAMSVMNGKCIDGASIEVTLAKPVNKENTWRQHLNGQISPNSENLIVFANKEESHPKTLGKPPTLPARLNGQHSPSPPEIERCTYPFFPGTKLTPISMYSLKSNHFNSAVMHLDYYCNKNNWAPPEYYLYSTTSQDGKVLLVYKIVIPAIANGSQSYFMPDKLCTTLEDAKELAAQFTLLHLDREHNLFSLDLCRRIWRK